In Elaeis guineensis isolate ETL-2024a chromosome 1, EG11, whole genome shotgun sequence, a genomic segment contains:
- the LOC105060379 gene encoding LOW QUALITY PROTEIN: uncharacterized protein (The sequence of the model RefSeq protein was modified relative to this genomic sequence to represent the inferred CDS: inserted 2 bases in 2 codons), with the protein MTCRMAAGQQKKRLASSNLHEQYRGKKKKKLDSSDYVLNLRSHIDLEWDDNLKRAVAKREQVGITWMYMASFVDSVPKSHSDLADVISVPQEIFSLENLTEVLSYEVWATCLSESERKLLTQFLPSGTGVEHAVHSLLNGENHHFGNLYLKWSASLCAGNLHPDAVVRTEQQFRANRRAYYYEINKYHTGMLEVLKKWKEKWLRCKDPEKLWREGFTKHKQGSLTVSAEMAKVPIIAKKEIPHKVNIRNGDIAKYMSYIKVSKTQHQLVKNIKHSGDGIXSKFLHRVLGDIKSFHVQPYETFEEEEQKRLHEHWLQVANKDIPAAFELCRNKKLLREQWMKSLRQELAEKNKLTMDKDEKMENVETSPKKSVENGDYEHQPSPDMTDQEDADSPHNSTHDHHLERIQSLNSHLDPSLIGSXPIAVNKAVGPDILELTENSPSLSQSLENQNPSDEDVTRAKASSSSAKDMWQTESINDPYYQTTPESHEYLSAGELSLRQPQFTEECPTDVIDLERNIIEPESGATVASTFHLDSGASVFCSYANQDCNELLPNFSKGPGMLSSYPHEQMNGVKQPGLQFLMANDSLSEPGQFSHQFHGEQKLLGQREVREKELYMNQIMNKNVYSGGRYPSQGHFSSVDQQSFSALQSSVNGGSMGYNWFPGEHQAYTNWSGAESSSSQGQCLLDGSNADGSLFSVFSNKISSCSPYDTASSGQYIQARSYTSGAVPPAENIYRYAHHQLDNSDRQEATTAPSMNNMSWMNFPRQNPGLHDSMGKPFLGPWNR; encoded by the exons ATGACCTGCAGAATGGCAGCTGGTCAACAAAAAAAGCGGCTCGCAAGTTCTAACCTGCACGAACAAtatagaggaaagaagaagaaaaagctggACTCGTCTGATTATGTGTTGAATTTGAGATCACATATTGATCTAGAATGGGATGACAATCTGAAGAGAGCTGTGGCAAAGAGGGAACAAGTTGGGATAACATGGATGTACATGGCATCTTTTGTTGATTCAGTTCCCAAAAGTCATTCAGATCTAGCTGATGTCATATCTGTTCCTCAAGAAATTTTTTCTTTGGAAAATTTGACTGAGGTGCTTTCTTATGAG GTTTGGGCAACATGTCTGTCAGAGTCGGAGAGAAAGCTTCTCACTCAGTTTCTTCCTAGTGGGACAGGTGTAGAACATGCAGTTCATTCACTTCTCAATGGGGAAAACCATCACTTTGGAAATCTTTACCTAAAATG GTCTGCTTCACTTTGTGCTGGTAATCTTCATCCAGATGCTGTTGTTCGTACAGAGCAGCAATTCAGAGCCAATAGAAGGGCATACTATTATGAGATAAATAAGTACCATACTGG AATGCTCGAGGTTCTGAAAAAATGGAAGGAGAAATGGTTACGCTGCAAGGATCCAGAAAAGCTGTGGAG GGAAGGATTTACCAAGCACAAGCAAGGAAGCTTAACAGTGTCTGCAGAAATGGCTAAAGTTCCCATTATAGCTAAGAAAGAAATCCCACATAAAGTCAACATCCGTAATGGTGATATTGCTAAATATATGTCATATATTAAG GTAAGCAAGACACAGCACCAACTGGTTAAAAATATAAAGCATTCTGGTGATGGCA CATCGAAGTTTCTCCACCGTGTACTGGGTGATATTAAGAGCTTTCATGTACAGCCATATGAAACATTTGAAGAGGAAGAACAGAAAAGGTTGCATGAGCATTG GTTGCAGGTGGCAAACAAAGATATCCCTGCAGCTTTTGAGCTCTGTAGAAATAAAAAGTTGCTGAGAGAGCAGTGGATGAAATCATTGAGACAGGAACTTGCTGAAAAAAACAAGTTAACAATGGATAAG GATGAGAAGATGGAAAATGTGGAGACCTCACCTAAAAAATCTGTAGAAAATGGTGATTATGAACATCAACCCAGCCCAGATATGACAGATCAAGAAGATGCTGATTCCCCACATAATTCCACACATGATCATCATCTAGAGCGTATTCAATCCCTCAACAGTCATCTGGATCCAAGCCTAATTGGGT AGCCAATTGCTGTGAACAAAGCAGTAGGACCAGATATATTAGAACTTACCGAAAATTCTCCTTCTCTTTCACAGTCATTAGAAAACCAGAATCCGTCTGATGAGGATGTTACACGAGCAAAGGCTTCTTCTTCGTCTGCTAAAGACATGTGGCAGACAGAAAGCATTAATGATCCTTACTACCAGACTACTCCGGAGAGCCATGAGTACCTGTCTGCTGGTGAGCTATCTCTTAGACAACCCCAATTTACTGAAGAATGCCCAACTGACGTGATTGATTTAGAGAGAAACATAATAGAACCAGAATCTGGAGCCACTGTTGCCTCAACCTTTCATTTGGATAGTGGGGCATCTGTCTTCTGTTCCTATGCAAACCAAGACTGCAATGAGCTGCTTCCTAACTTTTCAAAGGGACCAGGAATGCTATCATCTTATCCACATGAACAGATGAATGGCGTGAAACAGCCTGGATTGCAGTTTCTGATGGCCAATGATAGCCTGTCAGAACCTGGTCAGTTCTCCCACCAATTCCACGGGGAACAGAAACTTTTGGGGCAGAGGGAGGTCAGGGAGAAGGAGCTTTACATGAATCAGATAATGAACAAAAATGTCTACTCTGGTGGCAGATATCCAAGCCAAGGGCACTTTTCATCAGTTGATCAGCAAAGTTTTTCTGCTCTCCAGTCCTCTGTAAATGGTGGGTCCATGGGCTACAATTGGTTTCCCGGTGAGCATCAAGCTTATACTAATTGGTCTGGAGCTGAGTCTTCAAGCAGCCAGGGTCAGTGCTTGCTTGATGGTAGCAATGCAGATGGCAGCCTCTTTAGTGTTTTCTCTAACAAGATTTCGTCATGCTCGCCATATGACACTGCAAGTTCAGGACAGTATATCCAAGCAAGGAGCTACACCAGTGGGGCTGTTCCTCCAGCTGAAAATATTTATAGGTATGCGCATCATCAACTCGACAATTCAGATCGCCAAGAAGCAACTACTGCTCCTTCCATGAACAATATGTCGTGGATGAACTTCCCACGTCAGAATCCTGGCCTGCATGATTCTATGGGAAAACCATTTCTGGGGCCTTGGAACCGGTAG
- the LOC140856578 gene encoding uncharacterized protein: protein MIIGGSSGSVELRATKRPRLEEPMSFTEQDAEDVQTPHNDAVVIIANITNYNVHCIFINNRNSVDVLYFAAFPAMGFVSEQLNKFSTLIQGFSRSLVILEGTIRLLLILGTKSKQVTIHVDFLLLNLPFAYNTILGRPSLEALKAVVSSYHLMMKFSMEVGVGQVTKAQLTALLQENVDLFTWTVADIPGIDPKVMTHHLRVDLIFRPIKQKKRSFASECQKAIAEEVNKLGKAGFIREAMYPDWLANMVLVKKANEKWRMCIDFTDLNKACLKDSYPLP, encoded by the exons ATGATAATTGGAGGATCATCTGGGTCGGTGGAGTTGCGTGCGACGAAGAGGCCTCGACTCGAGGAGCCAATGAGCTTCACAGAACAGGATGCTGAAGATGTACAAACCCCACACAATGATGCGGTGGTTATTATTGCTAATATAACTAACTACAATGTACACTGTATTTTTATCAATAATAGAAATTCTGTTGATGTTTTGTACTTTGCTGCTTTCCCTGCAATGGGGTTTGTTTCCGAACAGTTGAATAAGTTCAGCACTCTGATCCAAGGTTTCTCTAGAAGTTTGGTAATTTTGGAGGGAACCATCAGACTACTCCTTATCCTGGGAACTAAATCCAAGCAGGTGACCATCCATGTTGATTTCCTTTTGCTCAACCTACCATTCGCCTACAATACAATACTTGGCCGACCAAGTTTAGAAGCACTGAAGGCAGTGGTGTCGAGCTACCACTTGATGATGAAGTTTTCGATGGAAGTTGGAGTAGGGCAA GTAACCAAGGCTCAGCTAACTGCTCTTTTGCAAGAAAATGTAGATCTGTTTACTTGGACGGTAGCAGATATACCTGGCATAGATCCAAAGGTAATGACTCATCATTTGAGAGTGGATTTGATCTTCCGTCCTATAAAGCAGAAGAAGAGAAGCTTTGCCTCAGAGTGTCAGAAAGCAATTGCTGAGGAGGTGAATAAGCTGGGCAAGGCCGGCTTCATTCGAGAAGCAATGTATCCTGACTGGCTTGCTAACATGGTGctagtcaagaaggcgaacgagaAATGGcgcatgtgcatcgacttcactgatctgaataaagcctgcctcaAAGACAGCTATCCTCTTCCTTGA